The following are encoded in a window of Ogataea parapolymorpha DL-1 chromosome VII, whole genome shotgun sequence genomic DNA:
- a CDS encoding Dehydrodolichyl diphosphate synthase SRT1: protein MDGNRRYAKNAGLPLKEGHRAGAESLAKVLNCCFKLGVKDVTVYAFSIENFNRPQNEIDTIFSLLKSRLAYIANEDTDFRDYDVAIKIVGNRSLVPTDVLADLEKIEESTVSHGSHNLFIAFPYTSRDDIVHSMSEIVQKVKRNELGVDSIDEHTVEENFYYRGEAEKVDILVRTSGHTRLSDYMLWQCHQDSVIEFSNTLWPNFKFYHTWWTIFKWSYYKTLILEDAETMQLKKISDEEINKRYKEPIKSLSHPPFASVTKVA, encoded by the coding sequence ATGGACGGTAACAGACGATACGCCAAAAATGCTGGTCTTCCACTGAAAGAAGGTCACAGAGCAGGTGCGGAATCTCTGGCCAAAGTGCTCAATTGCTGCTTCAAGTTGGGGGTCAAGGATGTCACGGTTTACGCTTTTTCAATCGAGAATTTTAACAGACCTCAGAACGAGATAGATACTATATTCTCCCTTCTGAAGAGCAGACTTGCATACATTGCTAATGAGGACACCGATTTCAGGGACTACGATGTCGCCATCAAAATAGTGGGAAATCGTAGTCTCGTGCCCACTGATGTTTTGGCAGATCTGGAAAAGATTGAGGAATCAACTGTTTCGCATGGTAGCCATAATCTGTTCATTGCATTTCCCTACACGTCCAGAGATGACATCGTCCATTCGATGTCGGAAATCGTTCAGAAAGTGAAGCGTAACGAACTGGGTGTGGACAGCATTGACGAACACACTGTGGAAGAGAACTTTTACTATCGTGGAGAAGCGGAAAAGGTGGATATCTTGGTGAGAACATCAGGTCACACACGTCTCAGCGACTACATGTTATGGCAATGCCATCAGGATAGCGTGATTGAGTTCTCCAACACGCTGTGGCCCAACTTTAAGTTTTATCACACCTGGTGGACGATTTTCAAATGGAGCTACTACAAAACGCTGATTCTCGAGGATGCAGAAACGATGCaactgaagaagatcagcgacgaggaaatcaacAAGAGATACAAAGAGCCGATTAAAAGCCTTTCTCATCCTCCGTTTGCTTCTGTCACAAAAGTGGCTTAG
- a CDS encoding putative secreted protein: MNLRYATSILILAVLGQNADAASDIAGASSGAASKVGAASSSITGVASSAAAGGPAATGKTSSYLGGLVSGTTNGAKSSGGATGGLGGTHTTSKTSKTSKAEGSKKSSSAGSGHTSKRSGSSSNSTSSKSGADKVQAYPYFITGGVLAVSAIVALL; encoded by the coding sequence ATGAATCTCAGATACGCTACATcgattttgattttggctGTTCTTGGCCAAAATGCAGATGCCGCAAGTGATATAGCTGGGGCTTCCTCCGGAGCAGCTTCTAAAGTGGGAGCAGCTAGCAGCTCTATCACTGGAGTCGCATCTTCTGCCGCAGCAGGAGGCCCTGCTGCAACTGGCAAAACTTCCAGCTACTTAGGAGGAttggtttctggaacaaCTAACGGTGCTAAATCCAGTGGTGGCGCTACGGGTGGCTTGGGTGGCACTCACACAACCTCTAAAACCTCTAAAACCTCTAAGGCTGAAGGTTCAAAGAAATCTTCGTCTGCCGGCAGTGGCCATACATCCAAAAGGAGCGGTTCCTCGTCTAACAGCACCTCCAGTAAGTCTGGAGCAGACAAAGTTCAAGCTTACCCTTACTTCATTACTGGAGGTGTTCTTGCTGTTTCCGCTATCGTGGCTCTACTCTAG
- a CDS encoding Proteasome subunit alpha type-5, producing MFLTRSEYDRGVSTFSPEGRLFQVEYSLEAIKLGSTAIGICTSEGVILGVEKRVTSSLLESDSIEKIMEIDRHIGCAMSGLTADARSMIDHARVASVQHDLYYHEKIGVESLTQSVCDLALRFGEGASGEKRLMSRPFGVALLIAGYDDDKGPQLYHAEPSGTFYRYDAKAIGSGSEGAQAELQNEYHKSLTLADAEVLALKILKQVMEEKLDSTNAQLASVTKEHGFRIYEDKEVAKIIDILKEQEQAEEQI from the coding sequence ATGTTTTTGACGAGAAGTGAATACGACCGTGGAGTGTCCACTTTCTCCCCGGAAGGCCGTTTATTCCAAGTGGAATACTCCTTGGAGGCCATCAAACTCGGTTCGACTGCCATTGGAATTTGTACCAGTGAGGGAGTGATTTTGGGAGTCGAGAAAAGAGTTACCTCATCTTTGCTCGAGAGCGATAGTATCGAGAAGATCATGGAGATCGACCGACACATTGGATGTGCAATGTCTGGCCTGACTGCAGATGCTCGGTCGATGATCGACCATGCTCGAGTTGCCTCTGTGCAGCACGATTTATATTACCACGAGAAAATAGGCGTTGAATCGCTGACGCAATCTGTGTGTGATTTGGCTCTGCGTTTCGGCGAAGGAGCGTCTGGCGAAAAGAGATTAATGTCTAGACCGTTCGGAGTGGCTTTGCTCATTGCCGGTTACGATGACGACAAGGGCCCTCAGTTATACCATGCGGAACCATCAGGAACGTTCTATAGATACGACGCAAAGGCCATTGGATCTGGTTCAGAGGGAGCTCAGGCAGAGTTGCAAAATGAGTATCATAAATCGCTGACGCTGGCAGATGCCGAAGTCTTGGCATTGAAAATTCTCAAGCAGGTcatggaggaaaaactAGACTCTACAAACGCGCAACTGGCAAGTGTGACTAAAGAACACGGATTTCGAATTTACGAAGATAAAGAGGTCGCCAAAATCATTGATATTCTCAAAGAGCAAGAGCAAGCGGAGGAGCAAATCTGA
- a CDS encoding Histone acetyltransferase GCN5, which produces MTDDLKRKSEDEDGRDLKKVKTEEPEHNLNHSPEAGTDANADQDGEQETADDDDKKRLVPFEFDGHTYTYKEKAGVIEEREGKIELRVVNNDNTKENMMILTGLKNVFQKQLPEMPKAYIARLVYDRSHVSIAVVRKPLHVVGGVTYRPFESHEFAEIVFCAISSTEQVRGYGAHMMNHLKDYVTSTTKIKYFLTYADNYAIGYFKKQGFTKEITLPKKVWMGYIKDYEGGTLMQCSLLPRIRYLDSAKILMLQKAAILSKIRSISQSHVVRPGLKHFSKPNAKPLDPITIPGVKEAGWTAEMDELAQKPKRGPHHVVMLTLFTEMQNHPSNWPFLQPVNKDEVPDYYEVIKEPMDLSTMEVKLENDAYETFDDFIYDCKLIFNNCRQYNGDNTTFYKNANKLEKAIVTKLKDFPEYSQYIDMLQS; this is translated from the coding sequence ATGACAGACGATCTTAAAAGGAAgtctgaggacgaagacggGCGAGACTTAAAAAAGGTTAAAACCGAGGAGCCTGAGCACAACTTGAATCACAGTCCGGAGGCTGGAACAGATGCGAATGCTGACCAAGATGGCGAACAAGAGACCGCAGATGACGATGACAAAAAGCGATTGGTACCATTTGAATTCGACGGCCACACATACACAtacaaagaaaaagccgGTGTCattgaagaacgagaaggCAAGATTGAATTGCGGGTTGTCAATAATGACAACACGAAGGAAAACATGATGATCTTGACGGGACTGAAAAATGTATTTCAAAAGCAGCTCCCCGAGATGCCCAAAGCGTACATTGCTCGGCTTGTCTACGATAGATCGCATGTATCAATTGCCGTGGTGCGCAAACCGCTTCATGTTGTCGGAGGAGTCACATATCGTCCTTTTGAAAGCCACGAGTTTGCAGAAATTGTCTTTTGTGCCATCTCGTCCACTGAGCAGGTGAGAGGTTACGGTGCCCATATGATGAATCATTTGAAAGATTATGTGACATCGACCACAAAAATCAAGTATTTTTTAACGTACGCTGATAATTATGCCATTGGTTATTTTAAAAAGCAGGGTTTTACCAAAGAGATAACGTTACCGAAAAAAGTGTGGATGGGCTACATAAAGGACTATGAAGGGGGAACGTTGATGCAATGCTCGCTTCTCCCCAGAATACGATATTTGGATAGTGCAAAAATCCTGATGTTGCAAAAAGCTGCCATTCTCTCCAAGATCAGATCCATCAGCCAGTCGCATGTGGTTAGACCGGGCCTGAAACACTTTTCAAAGCCAAATGCTAAACCATTAGACCCAATCACAATTCCTGGAGTTAAAGAGGCCGGATGGACGGCCGAaatggacgagctggcacAAAAACCTAAACGCGGTCCACATCACGTCGTGATGCTAACACTGTTCACAGAGATGCAAAACCATCCTTCAAACTGGCCGTTCCTGCAACCTGTTAACAAAGACGAGGTTCCTGACTACTACGAGGTAATCAAGGAGCCAATGGATCTGAGCACTATGGAGGTGAAGTTAGAGAATGACGCATATGAAACTTTTGACGATTTCATATACGATTGCAAACTAATTTTCAACAATTGCAGACAATACAATGGTGACAACACCACTTTCTACAAGAACGCGAATAAGCTGGAGAAAGCTATAGTGACAAAGCTTAAAGACTTTCCCGAATACTCTCAATATATCGACATGTTGCAGAGTTAA
- a CDS encoding Phosphoribosylformylglycinamidine synthase, whose amino-acid sequence MAHPKMVILPGPQALSSFRVATLVNNINTLVNSSVVMSVKSCQIHYIHCKEDLDPTSFEKLATLLKYDNELDLNDPLDSKLSKLVQVTDKGEAFSSLLSQDENSDLYLIRILPRPGTISSWSSKATNIVEVCGLGDKIDRVERGMAILLQMRPGFPILQYFASDKYACLSSIYDRMTQSLYINEKVPVYDDLFMEHEPKPLKYVDLISSKDNLLSANKELGLALDDGEIEYLMNAFKDILGRNPTDVELFMFAQVNSEHCRHKIFNADWQIDGQKKDMSLFQMIRNTHKLNPKYTVSAYSDNAAIFQGPEAYFYAPDASTGYKWSSKKETVHTLIKVETHNHPTAVSPFPGAATGSGGEIRDEAAVGRGSKSKCGLSGFSVSDLIIPTLRQPWELDVGKPGHIASSFDIMIEAPLGSAAFNNEFGRPCINGYFRTLTTKVVNGDNKEEIRGFHKPIMIAGGMGAVRPELALKSEHKITPGSAIIVLGGQSMLIGLGGGAASSVASGEGTADLDFASVQRGNPEMQRRAQQVIDACNAFGSNSPIQCIHDVGAGGLSNALPELVHDNDLGAKFELREILSLEPGMSPLEIWCNESQERFVLGVGQQDLQLFKKICERERCPYSVVGVATNEKRLVLTDRLLGTTPIDLDMSLLFGKPPKMSREDVSKTPKLEPVSIAPDTSLDEALSRVLQLPSVGSKSFLITIGDRTVTGLVDRDQFVGPWQVPVADVGVTATSLGDEVVSTGEALAMGEKPTLALISAAASAKMCVAESLLNLLAADIKDLDFVKLSANWMAPASHPGEGAALYEAVQAIGLELCPELGVSIPVGKDSMSMKMSWDKKEVVAPMSLIITAFGGVENTSNTWTPVLQRVDNSVLVQVDLAALTTASLGGSALAQVYNQVGDSCPSVHDARLLKNFIRALLVLHKKFEVLAYHDKSDGGLIVTLLEMAFAARCGLEIDIADPKRDMFTSLFNEELGAVFQIKSEDYADFVQILASTGVPESTVSIVGKPIFDAEQQINVIYNGSTVLKKSRGSLQQTWSLTSYHMQRLRDNPQTADQEFQSILDNQDPGLTYKLTFDPSDDLMLSSLTNRPKVAILREQGVNGQQEMAWCFQQAGFDSIDVHMTDIISGKITLDSFVGIAACGGFSYGDVLGAGNGWATSVLYNDRARAEFYKFFQERTDTFAFGACNGCQFLSKIKELIPGTEYWPSFERNKSEQYEARVCTIEIIEENTENPLIFFDGMRGSRIPIAVAHGEGRAHFGNAEANLGKFVDQGLVAARYVDNYGLPTEKYPFNPNGSPNGITGVRTPNGRVLAMMPHPERVCRLEANSYYPASEAANWGGYGPWIRIFRNARRWVASNE is encoded by the coding sequence ATGGCTCATCCGAAAATGGTCATCTTGCCAGGACCTCAGGCCCTGTCGAGCTTTAGAGTGGCCACTTTGGTGAATAATATTAACACACTGGTGAACTCGTCCGTTGTGATGAGTGTCAAGTCGTGTCAGATTCACTATATCCATTGCAAAGAGGATCTTGATCCTACTtcttttgaaaagctggcGACATTGCTGAAATATGACAATGAGCTCGACCTCAACGACCCACTCGACTCTAAGCTGAGTAAGCTAGTTCAAGTGACTGACAAAGGAGAAGCTTTCAGTTCGCTGCTATCGCAAGACGAGAACTCTGATTTGTACCTTATAAGAATTCTCCCGAGACCGGGAACCATTTCTTCGTGGTCCTCCAAAGCCACCAATATCGTTGAAGTCTGCGGTCTGGGTGACAAAATCGACAGAGTTGAAAGAGGTATGGCTATTCTTTTACAGATGAGACCGGGCTTTCCAATATTGCAGTATTTTGCGAGCGACAAGTATGCCTGTTTGAGTTCCATTTATGACAGAATGACGCAGTCCCTTTACATCAATGAAAAGGTGCCGGTGTACGACGATCTTTTCATGGAGCATGAACCGAAACCACTAAAGTACGTGGATTTGATTTCTTCCAAGGATAATCTGCTTTCCGCTAATAAGGAGCTTGGACTGGCTCTTGATGACGGCGAGATTGAATATCTGATGAATGCTTTTAAGGACATCCTGGGAAGAAACCCAACTGATGTTGAGTTGTTCATGTTCGCTCAGGTTAACTCGGAACATTGCAGACATAAGATTTTTAATGCTGACTGGCAGATCGATGGACAGAAGAAAGACATGTCTCTGTTCCAGATGATCAGAAACACCCACAAGCTGAATCCCAAATATACTGTTAGTGCTTACAGCGATAACGCGGCAATTTTCCAAGGACCGGAGGCTTACTTTTACGCCCCAGATGCGTCCACAGGATACAAGTGGAGCTCAAAGAAGGAGACTGTTCACACTCTCATCAAGGTGGAGACTCACAACCACCCTACAGCAGTGTCACCTTTCCCGGGTGCTGCCACTGGCTCTGGTGGTGAGATCAGAGACGAAGCTGCAGTCGGCAGAGGTTCTAAGTCGAAATGCGGActttctggattttcaGTGTCCGATCTAATTATTCCGACTCTTCGCCAACCGTGGGAGCTCGACGTGGGAAAGCCTGGACACATCGCGTCGTCTTTTGACATTATGATCGAGGCACCGTTGGGATCTGCTGCCTTCAACAACGAGTTTGGAAGACCTTGTATCAACGGGTACTTTAGAACCTTGACCACGAAAGTTGTCAATGGTGAcaacaaggaggagattCGCGGGTTCCATAAGCCTATCATGATCGCCGGAGGTATGGGGGCTGTGAGACCAGAGTTGGCATTGAAATCAGAGCACAAGATCACTCCAGGCTCTGCCATTATAGTTCTTGGAGGTCAGTCCATGCTTATTGGTTTGGGTGGAGGTGCCGCTTCATCGGTCGCATCTGGCGAGGGCACGGCAGATTTGGACTTTGCGTCGGTCCAGAGAGGCAACCCAGAGATGCAAAGAAGAGCACAGCAGGTTATCGACGCATGTAATGCTTTTGGCTCCAACTCTCCTATTCAGTGTATCCACGACGTGGGAGCAGGAGGGCTGTCGAATGCCCTGCCTGAGCTGGTTCACGACAATGACCTTGGTGCCAAGTTTGAGCTCAGAGAAATCCTCTCTCTGGAACCAGGAATGTCTCCTCTAGAGATCTGGTGTAACGAATCGCAGGAGAGATTTGTCTTGGGGGTTGGCCAGCAGGATTTGCAATTGTTCAAAAAGATTTGCGAGAGAGAGAGATGTCCGTACTCCGTTGTTGGTGTTGCAACCAACGAGAAGAGACTGGTTTTGACAGACAGGCTACTGGGAACTACCCCTATCGATTTGGACATGAGTCTGCTGTTTGGTAAGCCTCCGAAGATGTCTCGTGAAGATGTTTCCAAGACACCAAAGCTCGAGCCCGTGTCCATTGCCCCGGATACCTCTCTCGATGAGGCATTAAGCAGAGTGTTGCAGCTGCCTTCGGTGGGGTCCAAGTCGTTCCTAATAACCATTGGTGACAGAACGGTTACTGGTTTGGTTGACAGAGACCAGTTCGTCGGCCCATGGCAGGTACCTGTGGCCGACGTTGGTGTTACGGCCACCTCCCTTGGAGACGAGGTGGTGTCTACGGGTGAGGCTCTAGCAATGGGCGAAAAGCCTACCTTGGCTCTaatttctgctgctgcttcgGCCAAGATGTGTGTTGCAGAGTCTCTTCTGAACCTTCTCGCTGCAGACATCAAGGATCTTGATTTCGTCAAGCTTTCGGCTAACTGGATGGCGCCTGCAAGTCATCCTGGAGAAGGCGCTGCACTGTACGAAGCCGTTCAAGCCATCGGATTGGAACTCTGTCCGGAACTCGGCGTGTCCATTCCAGTGGGTAAAGACTCCATGTCAATGAAGATGTCTTGGGATAAGAAAGAAGTGGTTGCACCTATGTCGTTGATCATCACTGCATTTGGCGGTGTGGAGAACACTTCCAACACGTGGACGCCTGTGTTGCAAAGGGTCGACAACTCTGTGCTTGTGCAAGTTGACCTGGCTGCTTTAACAACGGCCTCGCTCGGTGGGTCTGCTTTGGCCCAGGTTTATAACCAAGTTGGTGACTCGTGTCCGTCAGTTCATGATGCTCgtcttttgaaaaactttATCCGTGCACTCTTGGTCCTGCACAAAAAGTTTGAGGTTCTTGCCTACCACGACAAGTCCGACGGCGGTTTAATCGTTACCTTATTGGAAATGGCCTTTGCTGCCAGATGCGGCTTGGAAATCGATATTGCTGACCCTAAGAGAGACATGTTTACCTCTCTCTTCAACGAGGAACttggagctgttttccaAATCAAAAGCGAAGATTATGCGGACTTTGTGCAGATTCTTGCCTCTACCGGTGTTCCAGAGTCGACCGTGTCCATCGTTGGAAAACCTATTTTTGATGCTGAGCAGCAAATCAACGTGATTTACAATGGATCGACTGTCCTAAAGAAATCCAGAGGCTCACTGCAACAAACATGGTCTTTGACTTCGTATCACATGCAAAGACTGAGAGACAATCCACAAACTGCCGACCAGGAGTTTCAGTCGATCCTCGACAACCAGGACCCAGGCCTTACTTATAAGCTAACTTTTGATCCATCGGACGATCTCATGCTTTCATCCTTGACCAACCGCCCTAAAGTGGCCATTTTGAGAGAACAGGGTGTCAACGGTCAACAAGAGATGGCCTGGTGTTTCCAACAGGCCGGCTTCGACTCCATTGATGTCCACATGACCGATATCATTTCCGGAAAAATCACCTTGGACAGCTTTGTTGGTATTGCTGCTTGTGGAGGATTCTCTTACGGTGATGTCCTGGGAGCTGGTAACGGTTGGGCTACATCTGTCCTCTACAACGATCGTGCCAGAGCCGAGTTCtacaagtttttccaggAAAGAACAGACACTTTTGCTTTCGGTGCGTGTAACGGTTGTCAATTCTTGTCCAAGATAAAGGAATTAATTCCAGGTACCGAGTACTGGCCgtcttttgaaagaaacAAGTCTGAGCAGTACGAAGCAAGAGTTTGTACCATTGAGATTATAGAAGAGAACACTGAGAACCCGCTCATATTTTTCGACGGCATGCGTGGATCGAGAATTCCAATCGCCGTTGCTCACGGGGAGGGACGAGCTCATTTTGGTAATGCAGAAGCCAACCTTGGGAAATTTGTCGATCAGGGATTGGTCGCTGCAAGATATGTCGATAACTATGGTCTTCCTACAGAGAAGTATCCGTTCAATCCAAACGGTTCGCCGAACGGAATTACTGGTGTCCGCACTCCAAACGGCAGAGTTTTGGCCATGATGCCTCATCCCGAAAGAGTTTGCAGACTAGAGGCAAACTCATACTATCCAGCATCTGAAGCTGCCAACTGGGGTGGTTATGGACCTTGGATCAGAATCTTTAGGAACGCCAGAAGATGGGTTGCCAGTAATGAATAG
- a CDS encoding hydrolase NIT2, producing the protein MVLVAAGQLCASNVLKDNATAAINLITKAASLKCKVLFLPEASDYIARNAQQSKEIVKSVSESPFVLAIQKKLQELHAAGNSLSVSVGIHEPSETSDRVKNTLIWFNEAGEIVQRYQKIHLFDVDIKNGPILKESQSVEPGSKVLKPFPTAIGNVGLGICYDLRFPELALRLRSEGAQVLTYPSAWTMKTGPHFQILAQSTAIFTQCYVVMPAQKGKHKVEDGTVTNRESYGHTCIIDPSGTILAQCTDIDDVEDICIADIDLGKLEVIRKNMPLWSQRRPDVFGYKV; encoded by the coding sequence ATGGTCCTTGTCGCCGCTGGACAACTTTGTGCTTCCAATGTTTTGAAAGACAACGCTACTGCTGCGATCAATCTGATTACAAAGGCTGCAAGCCTGAAATGTAAGGTTTTATTTTTACCAGAAGCATCAGATTATATTGCACGGAATGCGCAACAAAGTAAAGAGATTGTGAAGTCCGTCTCAGAGTCGCCTTTTGTGCTGGCCATTCAAAAAAAGCTGCAAGAACTTCACGCTGCCGGGAATTCCCTTTCTGTTTCAGTGGGTATTCATGAGCCTTCTGAGACTTCTGACCGTGTTAAGAATACCCTGATATGGTTCAATGAAGCAGGTGAAATTGTTCAGAGATATCAGAAAATCCATCTTTTCGATGTGGACATTAAGAACGGGCcgattttgaaagagtcgCAATCCGTTGAACCAGGATCGAAAGTTCTTAAACCGTTCCCAACCGCAATTGGCAACGTTGGATTAGGGATCTGCTATGATCTACGTTTTCCCGAGCTGGCCTTGAGATTGAGAAGTGAAGGAGCCCAAGTTTTAACTTATCCCTCTGCTTGGACAATGAAAACAGGCCCTCATTTCCAGATCCTGGCTCAATCAACCGCCATTTTTACTCAATGCTATGTTGTGATGCCTGCACAAAAGGGAAAACACAAGGTTGAGGACGGAACGGTGACTAATAGAGAGTCTTACGGCCACACTTGTATTATCGATCCTTCAGGAACTATTCTTGCTCAGTGCACAGATATTGACGATGTAGAGGACATCTGCATCGCCGATATCGATCTTGGTAAGCTGGAGGTCATCAGGAAAAATATGCCTCTTTGGAGCCAGAGAAGACCGGATGTCTTCGGCTACAAAGTCTAA